Proteins from a genomic interval of Leptospira kanakyensis:
- the pdxH gene encoding pyridoxamine 5'-phosphate oxidase — protein MNELPHMRKLYTRSILSEETAGFDPLKLFSLWFSEAKEEGEAEPNAMSLATVNKAGQPSVRIVLLKGLIRDEFQFFTNYDSDKGQDIAENNQVALNFFWPKLERQIRIEGRANRISKEESETYFAVRPRESQIGALTSNQSSVVPSREFLEEKFASLTKEWEGKEIPKPENWGGYSVSPTKIEFWQGRVGRLHDRISFERLESGWKRSRLSP, from the coding sequence TTGAATGAATTACCACATATGCGAAAACTCTACACTCGCTCTATTCTTTCGGAAGAAACAGCGGGTTTTGATCCCTTAAAGTTATTTAGTCTTTGGTTTTCCGAAGCAAAAGAAGAAGGAGAAGCGGAACCCAACGCCATGAGTCTTGCGACAGTGAATAAAGCCGGCCAACCATCGGTGCGCATTGTTTTACTCAAAGGTCTGATCCGTGACGAGTTCCAGTTTTTTACCAATTATGATTCTGATAAAGGACAGGACATTGCGGAGAACAACCAGGTAGCTCTGAATTTCTTTTGGCCAAAACTAGAGAGACAAATCCGAATCGAAGGTCGTGCTAATCGCATATCCAAAGAAGAATCGGAAACTTATTTTGCAGTCAGACCCAGAGAATCTCAAATTGGAGCTTTAACATCAAACCAAAGTTCGGTGGTGCCATCAAGGGAATTTTTAGAAGAGAAGTTTGCCTCTCTCACAAAAGAATGGGAAGGAAAAGAAATCCCAAAACCAGAAAACTGGGGTGGGTATTCGGTCTCCCCTACCAAAATTGAATTTTGGCAAGGAAGGGTGGGACGACTTCATGATAGGATTTCTTTTGAGAGATTAGAATCGGGTTGGAAACGCTCGAGACTATCTCCCTAA
- a CDS encoding riboflavin synthase: MFTGLVETLGKVVAIEPIDSGIQFTVETEWENPDLKTGDSIAINGACMTVTEFTDLGNLFKFYASFKSLELTNLSRLGEGSPVNLERAMALGQRFGGHMVQGHVDGMAKVISRKQIEAEVEEFWVEIPEELRRYFVKKGSVTLDGISLTVVDVKDGNIQLILIPETMEKTNAVTWKKDQRLNVEVDVLAKYIENYLSQRSGG; encoded by the coding sequence ATGTTTACAGGTCTTGTTGAAACACTTGGAAAAGTTGTCGCAATCGAACCAATTGATTCGGGTATCCAATTTACAGTCGAAACTGAGTGGGAAAATCCCGATTTAAAAACAGGGGATTCCATTGCCATCAATGGGGCCTGTATGACGGTCACGGAGTTCACTGACCTAGGCAATCTATTTAAATTTTATGCATCGTTTAAGTCACTTGAACTTACCAACTTGTCTAGGTTAGGTGAAGGTTCGCCTGTGAATTTAGAACGAGCGATGGCACTCGGGCAAAGATTTGGCGGCCATATGGTGCAAGGCCATGTGGATGGAATGGCAAAGGTCATTAGCCGAAAACAAATTGAAGCGGAAGTGGAAGAGTTTTGGGTAGAAATTCCAGAAGAACTCCGACGTTATTTTGTGAAAAAAGGATCCGTCACTTTGGATGGGATTAGCCTAACTGTTGTGGATGTAAAAGATGGAAATATCCAATTGATCTTAATTCCAGAAACAATGGAAAAAACCAATGCAGTTACTTGGAAAAAAGACCAACGTTTGAATGTGGAAGTGGATGTACTTGCCAAGTACATCGAAAACTATTTGAGTCAGAGGTCTGGTGGTTAA
- the smpB gene encoding SsrA-binding protein SmpB: MGKTKKDEKPRGTDPLINKKAKFNFELLDSFEAGVVLTGSEVKSLREKKGNLTDCFAKVRNGEVFLENFQIPPYKNGGYANHPEIRPRKLLLKAKEIEKIDRSIKEKGLVLVATRCFFKNNRLVKIDIALAKPKKLYDKRDDIQKKEAKIDMERAMKEHLRK; encoded by the coding sequence ATGGGCAAAACCAAAAAAGACGAGAAACCACGCGGAACCGATCCTTTAATCAATAAAAAGGCAAAGTTCAATTTCGAACTATTAGATTCGTTCGAGGCTGGTGTTGTACTCACAGGATCTGAGGTGAAATCCCTGCGGGAAAAAAAGGGAAATCTTACCGATTGTTTTGCCAAAGTGAGAAACGGGGAAGTGTTTTTAGAAAACTTTCAAATCCCTCCTTATAAGAACGGGGGTTATGCGAACCATCCTGAGATTCGGCCTCGCAAACTCCTTTTAAAAGCAAAAGAAATCGAAAAAATTGATCGTTCCATTAAAGAGAAGGGACTTGTGCTTGTTGCCACTCGTTGTTTCTTTAAGAACAATCGTTTGGTAAAGATAGATATCGCCCTTGCCAAACCAAAAAAACTTTACGACAAACGTGACGACATTCAAAAGAAGGAAGCCAAAATCGATATGGAAAGAGCCATGAAGGAACACCTACGCAAATGA
- a CDS encoding bifunctional 3,4-dihydroxy-2-butanone-4-phosphate synthase/GTP cyclohydrolase II, whose protein sequence is MIRPIEEAIEEIRQGKMIILVDSEDRENEGDLVCASQFADKDKINFMATHGRGLICVPMERERLQTLGLGKMVDDLTLGDKHGTAFTVSVDAKHGTTTGISAPDRAKTVEALLDPKTKSDDLMRPGHMFPLQAVTGGVLRRAGHTEAAVDLSKLAGLYPSGVICEIMNDDGSMARIPDLEKFAKTHGLNIYTIEDLIRYRRHKEKLIHLEVEASLPTEFGDFKIKAYSTQIDDKVHMALVKGEIDPKKPVLVRVHSECLTGDIFSSQRCDCGPQLHNALRMIEKEGTGVLLYMRQEGRGIGIINKLKAYSLQEGGLDTVEANEKLGFAPDLREYGIGAQILRDIGVKQMKLITNNPRKIVGLEGYNLHVTERVPIEIDPVEENTRYLQTKKTKLGHLLNLHG, encoded by the coding sequence ATGATACGTCCGATCGAAGAAGCAATCGAAGAAATCCGCCAAGGCAAAATGATCATTTTAGTCGACTCTGAAGACAGAGAAAACGAAGGGGATTTGGTCTGCGCCTCCCAATTTGCGGACAAAGACAAAATTAACTTTATGGCAACCCACGGTCGTGGACTTATCTGCGTTCCTATGGAGAGGGAAAGGTTACAAACCTTGGGTCTTGGAAAGATGGTGGATGACCTAACTCTCGGCGACAAACACGGAACTGCCTTTACTGTCTCCGTAGACGCCAAACATGGAACCACTACCGGAATTTCGGCACCAGACAGAGCGAAAACTGTAGAAGCTCTTCTCGATCCTAAAACAAAATCTGACGATCTCATGCGCCCAGGCCATATGTTTCCTCTCCAAGCAGTCACAGGTGGAGTCTTACGAAGGGCAGGGCATACGGAAGCCGCTGTCGATTTGTCCAAGTTAGCTGGTCTTTATCCAAGTGGCGTTATTTGTGAAATCATGAATGATGATGGATCGATGGCAAGAATTCCTGATTTGGAAAAGTTTGCTAAAACTCATGGACTCAATATTTATACAATCGAAGATCTCATTCGTTATAGAAGGCACAAAGAAAAGTTAATCCATTTGGAAGTGGAAGCAAGTTTACCAACGGAGTTTGGTGATTTTAAAATCAAAGCCTATTCCACCCAAATCGATGACAAGGTACATATGGCACTGGTAAAGGGAGAAATTGATCCCAAAAAACCAGTTCTCGTGCGAGTTCATAGTGAATGTTTGACGGGAGATATTTTTTCGTCACAACGTTGCGATTGTGGGCCTCAACTCCACAATGCCCTTCGTATGATTGAAAAAGAAGGAACAGGAGTTCTTTTGTACATGCGCCAAGAAGGGCGCGGGATTGGAATCATCAATAAACTCAAAGCCTATTCCTTACAAGAGGGGGGGCTTGATACGGTTGAAGCCAATGAAAAATTGGGATTTGCTCCTGACTTACGCGAATACGGAATTGGCGCTCAAATTTTACGAGATATCGGGGTAAAACAAATGAAACTCATCACCAATAACCCTCGTAAAATTGTGGGACTTGAAGGATACAATCTGCACGTAACAGAAAGAGTTCCCATTGAGATTGATCCCGTAGAAGAAAACACTCGTTACTTGCAGACTAAAAAAACAAAGTTAGGACATTTGTTAAACCTTCACGGTTGA
- a CDS encoding prepilin peptidase codes for MDESIWLSLWTLLTYGILFFFGASLASFYTTLAERILLYCYGKKRKESQGLNRWKIIFSKPSHCPSCGHLVTKTNLTPILGWFFTKGKCKSCETNLPKLYPLSEFLFGLIAIFVYFVSEDIFGTIFLLFLFGHLLIAMMTDVAKFSLDYENLPFIIGFGFLSNYFLFGESFHLETLWVFLGFLLFYLLIYLLFRGGTGLGDVLFSPIFAAIAGNPFWILYFNSAYLLAVGFSFLLRKKGEPLKGKKIPMGLYFSLGLFLTYFAKLLVHYYNWEGFPIYGTIE; via the coding sequence ATGGACGAATCGATTTGGTTATCTCTTTGGACCCTCTTGACCTATGGAATCCTATTTTTCTTTGGTGCGAGCCTCGCTAGTTTTTATACGACCCTTGCCGAGCGAATCTTACTCTATTGTTACGGCAAAAAAAGAAAGGAATCACAAGGCCTCAACCGATGGAAAATTATCTTTTCCAAACCGAGTCACTGCCCATCTTGCGGGCATTTGGTGACCAAAACAAACCTCACCCCTATTTTGGGATGGTTTTTCACAAAAGGAAAATGTAAGTCTTGTGAAACCAATCTTCCCAAACTCTATCCACTTTCTGAATTTCTTTTTGGTCTCATTGCCATCTTTGTTTATTTTGTTTCGGAAGATATCTTTGGAACCATCTTCCTCCTTTTTTTATTTGGGCATTTACTCATTGCAATGATGACGGATGTCGCCAAATTTTCTCTGGATTACGAAAACCTTCCCTTTATCATAGGTTTTGGTTTCCTTTCCAACTATTTCCTGTTTGGTGAATCATTCCATTTGGAAACACTATGGGTGTTTTTAGGGTTTCTATTATTTTATCTCCTTATTTATCTTCTCTTTCGTGGGGGAACTGGTCTTGGCGATGTGCTTTTTTCCCCCATATTCGCTGCCATTGCCGGAAATCCTTTTTGGATTTTATATTTTAACTCTGCTTATTTACTGGCCGTCGGATTTAGTTTTCTTTTACGAAAAAAAGGGGAACCCTTAAAAGGAAAAAAGATTCCTATGGGTCTTTATTTTTCCCTCGGACTATTTTTAACTTATTTTGCAAAACTACTAGTCCACTATTACAACTGGGAGGGATTTCCAATCTATGGAACCATTGAATGA
- a CDS encoding pyridoxal phosphate-dependent aminotransferase: protein MDFANRMYGIDSSPIRKAFELARSIQNPINLSIGQPHFPCPPNIIEVLTKAAQDGKTSYTLTGGIPELKSAMAEKYRTQNKISYAHEDRILVTSGISSALFLLFNALVNEGDECLVVSPYFLMYPAMLKFYGGKVVPLAESFKPEDLESLKSKKFKLIIFSNPSNPTGKVLSKEQLRALANLAESTGAYLISDEIYELFDYDKQFHSIGSEYEKTITLTGFSKTYNMTGLRLATILAEDKVIKALTTLQQYTVVCAPSITQWAGIEALKTDMSAYIQDYREKRDFVYESLKDYYPIQKSGGAFYSFFQVPGTDEEFIQRAVKKDLILVPGFIFCDQKNFVRLSFATEWDTLKRGMKALQELSKES from the coding sequence ATGGATTTCGCAAATAGAATGTATGGGATTGATTCCTCCCCCATCCGCAAGGCTTTTGAGCTCGCACGGAGTATCCAAAACCCGATCAATTTAAGTATCGGACAACCGCACTTTCCTTGCCCACCTAACATTATCGAGGTTTTAACCAAAGCGGCACAGGACGGGAAAACCTCTTACACCTTAACTGGTGGGATTCCTGAATTAAAATCCGCTATGGCTGAGAAATACCGCACCCAAAACAAAATTTCTTATGCCCATGAAGACCGCATCCTTGTTACCTCTGGTATCTCTTCTGCTTTATTTTTACTCTTCAATGCCCTAGTCAACGAAGGGGATGAATGTCTCGTGGTTTCTCCTTACTTTTTAATGTATCCGGCAATGCTTAAGTTCTATGGGGGAAAGGTAGTCCCGCTTGCGGAAAGTTTTAAACCAGAAGATTTAGAATCATTAAAATCTAAGAAATTCAAACTCATTATTTTTTCAAATCCTTCGAACCCTACGGGAAAGGTTCTTTCCAAGGAACAACTACGAGCACTCGCGAACTTAGCGGAATCAACAGGGGCATACCTTATCAGTGATGAAATTTATGAACTCTTTGATTATGACAAACAGTTTCATTCGATTGGTTCGGAGTACGAAAAAACCATAACACTCACTGGTTTTTCCAAAACATACAATATGACCGGGCTTAGGCTTGCGACCATTCTTGCTGAAGATAAAGTCATCAAAGCTCTCACCACCTTACAGCAGTATACTGTTGTTTGTGCTCCTTCCATCACCCAATGGGCTGGAATCGAAGCACTCAAAACAGATATGAGTGCTTATATCCAAGACTATCGTGAAAAACGTGACTTTGTTTATGAATCTTTAAAAGACTACTACCCGATTCAAAAATCGGGAGGAGCTTTTTATTCTTTCTTCCAAGTTCCAGGAACTGATGAAGAATTCATCCAAAGGGCTGTCAAAAAAGATCTCATCCTTGTTCCAGGATTTATCTTCTGCGATCAAAAGAATTTTGTAAGACTTTCCTTTGCTACAGAATGGGATACTTTGAAGCGAGGGATGAAAGCTTTACAGGAACTTTCCAAGGAAAGTTAA
- a CDS encoding AAA family ATPase, which produces MEFVTIADVKVPVLPHSSKFPVFPSSLVETDSVKQTLQKILYPMLEGIPVLLVGDAGVGKNALIYYINALRKQPTLRFSFNEDTLPEDLIGSYRILLDGKGFTWSNGPLTNALSEGLSFVADEMNLCAPNIIKRFSSVYESNYLDLLEGSGERVNGKTGFWFIGTQNPSEGFEGRKPLPFDITKHFAVVYVDPYSPDEMFFILKKLYPMLGEEVLKQIIRISLESEARIKAGEIGKGDLEKYHFNLRTLQKYCNRLVLFGAKDKAVAAREALYLFEEPFRKKEDKAKQRELIESEFGGGIKVVPTKGYVQGSTIFWNDKEIKTWDEKKTISLLSTYPTPEPVLHFLDQVFTAIQAKENILIEYREDQDPQEFLPLFTELTGIELESVMLSKGMHTSDVVGALKPTEEGNIESVTWVDGPLTRSIRKGHIILISGLESAGAELVEKMNMLTDDARSLTLPPESGEYLPIQLTEKSIVFGMKSFRASKSVTTISRAFRNRFTPILFPELEDVKVLEEILEFYLPEGVLPRSLARFHLKAKELAEKRTIGSANLMPYRFGISNLLKWKNHIYRYNQTDVKDIAIRGGKIYYTNQIADPKERKELERLLEGFLSGVEVVSTLFEEIEEKKKTFTVESGLNLKNWWDPELHQRDPLTGVAKKLNSGVETKRGIEINTPETGGSTKEGPDAWYGQDTQGNQGQGEPQGGGGAWGYRTEELYKQFLKKRRLLWDYSIMVGLEEFKSVFGKELEEVELNLEQLFDPEIDIHRMYKNEGSRVDARKYISYKSGRGDTKIFDKTTIEKNDEKLKGVEVTFLVSKCRRIFNFEYSIAMLSALLVSLHILNEHDIKTSVHTFCDIKNSKDTVDIFNLKSAEEDYTAEKEEEVFTALCKNWHGDSIPEYQVLSNAERYFSPDAQTKIIVILSDFRGQRAKTYIEDELSSFDTRKLKEAVLKNQDKNYVFLGVGLGSRYIAEHLFHDSLQITADNFYSMPNLIGAEIARLVQTHHSLR; this is translated from the coding sequence ATGGAATTTGTTACCATCGCCGATGTGAAAGTGCCGGTCCTCCCGCACTCGAGTAAGTTTCCCGTTTTCCCTTCTAGTCTTGTCGAAACCGACTCGGTCAAACAAACCTTACAAAAAATTCTATACCCTATGCTTGAAGGGATTCCAGTCCTCCTCGTGGGTGATGCCGGTGTAGGGAAAAATGCTCTTATTTATTATATTAACGCACTTAGAAAACAACCCACCCTTCGTTTTAGTTTTAATGAAGACACACTTCCTGAAGATTTGATTGGTTCTTACCGAATCCTTCTGGATGGGAAAGGGTTTACCTGGTCGAACGGCCCTCTCACCAATGCTTTGTCAGAAGGACTTAGTTTTGTCGCTGATGAGATGAACCTCTGTGCACCAAACATCATCAAACGATTTTCTTCAGTTTATGAATCCAACTACTTGGATCTTTTGGAAGGAAGTGGGGAGAGGGTGAATGGAAAAACTGGATTTTGGTTTATCGGAACTCAAAACCCAAGTGAAGGATTTGAAGGAAGAAAACCTCTTCCTTTCGATATCACCAAACATTTTGCCGTTGTTTATGTAGATCCTTATTCACCGGATGAAATGTTTTTTATTTTAAAAAAACTTTATCCCATGCTTGGAGAAGAGGTTCTTAAACAAATCATTCGGATTAGTTTGGAATCAGAAGCTCGGATCAAAGCAGGGGAAATTGGAAAGGGTGATTTAGAAAAATACCATTTCAACTTAAGAACTCTCCAAAAGTATTGCAATCGACTTGTTCTATTTGGTGCTAAGGACAAAGCCGTTGCCGCAAGAGAGGCGCTTTATTTATTCGAAGAACCATTCCGTAAAAAAGAAGACAAAGCCAAACAAAGAGAACTCATCGAATCGGAGTTTGGTGGTGGAATTAAAGTAGTTCCTACCAAGGGGTATGTGCAAGGTTCTACTATTTTCTGGAATGATAAGGAAATCAAAACTTGGGATGAGAAAAAAACCATCTCGTTACTTTCTACGTATCCAACCCCAGAACCAGTTTTACATTTTCTCGACCAGGTATTCACAGCCATCCAAGCAAAAGAAAATATCTTAATCGAGTATAGAGAAGACCAAGACCCTCAAGAATTTTTACCACTCTTTACGGAACTCACAGGAATTGAACTAGAGTCTGTAATGTTATCCAAAGGAATGCATACCTCTGATGTTGTGGGAGCTCTAAAACCGACGGAAGAAGGAAATATCGAAAGTGTCACTTGGGTGGATGGTCCCCTAACACGCTCCATTCGAAAAGGTCATATCATTCTGATCTCTGGACTCGAATCTGCCGGTGCGGAGCTCGTTGAGAAGATGAATATGTTAACTGATGATGCACGTTCTCTCACTCTCCCTCCGGAGTCAGGGGAATACCTTCCGATCCAACTCACAGAAAAATCCATTGTGTTTGGAATGAAGTCTTTTCGTGCATCGAAATCGGTAACCACCATTTCTCGTGCCTTTCGTAACCGATTCACTCCCATCCTTTTTCCTGAACTAGAAGATGTAAAGGTTCTAGAAGAGATTTTAGAATTCTATCTTCCCGAAGGTGTCCTTCCTCGTTCTCTAGCACGATTCCATCTGAAAGCAAAAGAACTCGCTGAAAAACGTACCATTGGTTCGGCAAACCTAATGCCATACCGATTTGGAATTTCCAATCTCTTAAAATGGAAAAACCATATCTATCGTTACAACCAAACAGATGTAAAAGATATCGCGATTCGTGGGGGAAAGATTTATTATACCAACCAAATCGCTGATCCAAAAGAGAGAAAGGAACTCGAAAGACTCTTGGAAGGATTTCTTTCCGGTGTGGAAGTCGTCTCAACACTCTTCGAGGAAATCGAAGAGAAAAAAAAAACGTTTACCGTTGAGTCAGGACTAAATCTAAAAAATTGGTGGGATCCAGAACTCCACCAGCGTGATCCCCTAACAGGTGTTGCTAAAAAACTCAACTCTGGTGTAGAAACCAAACGAGGAATTGAGATCAATACTCCGGAAACCGGGGGCAGCACCAAAGAAGGACCGGATGCTTGGTATGGACAAGACACCCAAGGAAACCAAGGCCAAGGCGAACCACAAGGGGGAGGTGGTGCTTGGGGTTACCGCACCGAAGAACTCTATAAACAATTCTTAAAAAAACGCCGTCTCCTTTGGGACTATTCCATTATGGTAGGTCTCGAAGAATTTAAGTCTGTGTTCGGAAAGGAATTGGAAGAGGTAGAACTCAATTTAGAACAACTCTTTGATCCAGAAATCGACATCCACCGGATGTATAAAAACGAAGGCTCCAGGGTGGATGCAAGGAAATACATTTCGTACAAAAGTGGAAGGGGAGATACAAAAATCTTCGATAAAACCACAATCGAAAAGAACGATGAAAAACTAAAAGGTGTGGAAGTGACCTTTCTTGTTTCCAAATGCCGAAGGATCTTTAACTTCGAGTATTCGATTGCTATGCTTTCCGCACTTCTTGTGAGTTTGCATATTTTAAACGAACACGATATCAAAACCAGTGTCCATACTTTCTGTGATATCAAAAACTCCAAAGACACAGTGGACATTTTTAACTTAAAATCTGCAGAAGAAGACTATACAGCGGAAAAGGAAGAAGAGGTGTTTACGGCTCTTTGTAAAAACTGGCATGGGGATAGCATTCCCGAATACCAAGTTCTCTCCAATGCGGAACGGTATTTTTCCCCTGATGCCCAAACCAAGATCATTGTCATCCTTTCTGACTTCCGAGGGCAAAGGGCCAAGACCTATATTGAGGATGAACTCTCCTCTTTTGACACCCGAAAACTGAAAGAAGCTGTACTGAAAAACCAGGACAAAAATTATGTATTTTTAGGGGTGGGACTTGGGTCTCGCTACATTGCGGAACATCTGTTCCATGACTCCCTTCAAATTACGGCAGACAACTTCTATTCTATGCCGAATTTGATTGGAGCTGAAATTGCGAGACTGGTGCAAACCCACCATTCGCTTCGTTAG
- a CDS encoding bifunctional diaminohydroxyphosphoribosylaminopyrimidine deaminase/5-amino-6-(5-phosphoribosylamino)uracil reductase RibD, with the protein MNAEKRKETYSLHSLLGFLAMGKTGANPPVSAVLTNTEGQILSSAHTQNYGGNHAERELYSRYFRPKVNDRKENQSLDLVSDQNPNETYKNPTYDEILSVSLEPCTHFGKTPPCRDLVIENKPKEIKLGWKDPNPLIVSGEWETYKKAGISIGLDPMLAKVSFPYLQGFLTRIQTGRPWVWIKSATSKEGNFASKDKKRERVSSVEVDLSLQLLRAKVDAVAVGPGTVISDSPSLHFRISEEMIKSHKPGTRITELEPFFEAGSGLISSILQYSKDTAEIHSLEESLYQPYRVFCLDPNHLPSNEFFKKQRDLTEKYGEKKCIFFILTDEETESFDPELENHIQSVSRFEGIGLKEYDGSKFLEILGDLGINTLLCESGNFFPNFLAEELTESDRILEIRNENKSFPTGIPFVFQNELLISEYQVGSNRIFIRKPNGSV; encoded by the coding sequence ATGAATGCAGAGAAACGAAAGGAAACTTATTCTCTGCATTCCTTACTCGGATTTTTGGCAATGGGAAAAACCGGAGCCAATCCGCCCGTCTCCGCTGTATTGACCAATACTGAGGGACAAATCCTTTCATCCGCACACACGCAAAACTATGGCGGCAACCATGCCGAAAGAGAACTTTATTCTCGGTATTTTCGTCCCAAAGTAAATGATAGAAAAGAAAACCAAAGTTTAGATTTGGTTTCTGATCAAAATCCAAATGAAACATATAAGAATCCCACTTACGATGAGATTCTTTCTGTCAGTTTAGAACCATGCACTCATTTTGGGAAAACACCACCTTGCCGTGATTTGGTGATCGAAAATAAACCAAAAGAAATCAAACTTGGTTGGAAAGATCCCAATCCCCTGATTGTATCGGGTGAATGGGAAACATACAAAAAAGCCGGAATCTCCATTGGCCTTGATCCGATGCTCGCTAAGGTATCTTTTCCTTATTTACAGGGATTTTTAACAAGAATCCAAACGGGGCGACCTTGGGTTTGGATCAAATCTGCTACCTCTAAAGAAGGTAATTTTGCATCAAAGGATAAAAAAAGAGAACGAGTGAGCTCAGTTGAAGTGGATCTCTCCTTGCAACTGTTACGTGCCAAAGTGGATGCGGTTGCTGTTGGTCCAGGAACGGTAATTTCCGATTCTCCCTCTCTTCATTTTCGGATTTCAGAGGAAATGATAAAGTCTCATAAACCGGGAACTCGGATCACGGAACTCGAACCTTTTTTTGAAGCGGGATCGGGACTCATTTCTTCGATCTTACAATATTCAAAAGATACAGCAGAAATCCATAGTTTGGAAGAAAGTCTCTACCAACCATACCGGGTGTTTTGTTTGGATCCAAACCATTTGCCTTCAAATGAGTTTTTTAAAAAACAAAGAGATCTCACTGAGAAGTATGGTGAAAAAAAATGTATATTTTTTATCCTTACGGATGAGGAAACAGAATCTTTTGATCCCGAACTAGAAAACCATATCCAATCAGTTTCAAGGTTCGAAGGTATTGGATTAAAAGAATATGATGGTAGTAAGTTTTTGGAGATTTTGGGTGACCTTGGCATCAATACTTTGTTATGCGAATCAGGGAATTTTTTTCCTAATTTTTTAGCAGAGGAACTTACCGAATCAGATCGAATTCTTGAAATTCGAAATGAAAACAAATCGTTTCCTACTGGAATTCCTTTTGTTTTTCAGAATGAACTTTTAATTTCAGAATACCAAGTGGGATCCAACCGCATTTTTATTAGAAAACCGAATGGGAGTGTTTAG
- a CDS encoding STAS domain-containing protein, producing MELKLNTTGKIKTIEIAGKFDIESTEEFESIFAKLIEPNPSVVSIEMSRLDYIDSSGIGSLIKSLNSLKNKKGKLILVGMKPMIQNVFKLAKLDMFFEIMSGSDFQSKYVDDDSDSEIDDLLKRN from the coding sequence GTGGAACTGAAACTGAACACAACAGGAAAGATCAAAACCATTGAAATTGCAGGAAAATTTGACATTGAATCCACAGAGGAATTTGAATCTATCTTTGCAAAATTGATAGAACCAAACCCAAGTGTTGTTTCCATTGAAATGAGCCGTTTGGATTATATCGACTCTTCGGGAATTGGTTCCCTCATCAAAAGTCTAAACTCTCTCAAAAACAAAAAAGGGAAACTCATTCTCGTTGGTATGAAACCAATGATTCAAAATGTTTTTAAATTAGCAAAACTCGATATGTTTTTTGAAATTATGAGTGGTTCCGATTTTCAAAGTAAATATGTGGATGACGACTCCGATTCCGAGATCGACGATTTACTCAAAAGAAATTAA
- the secF gene encoding protein translocase subunit SecF produces the protein MYNINFTKYKYFTLSFSLFLIIAGFVVTFVKYGGFAHSLDFNGGLRTVVELPADKTRNDLEGYFQSKNIEAVVILLEKDKNIYQLDIGLGSLDTIESLYNEIPEVNRESSTSAIDRFVQLLRYEYKLPKEKVLSADQVGAVVGGELTEVGITLLLTTLAIILLYLSIRSQFKFALASAIALVHDILMTLALIGFLQIKPSVPIIAALLTLLGYSINDKIVVFDRIRENSHGKDNLAFSNIINVSISQTLGRTINTSFTTMISVVAIIVGGAVELYDFAFVLLFGVLVGTYSSIYIAAPISEIYDLIRKKRFV, from the coding sequence ATGTATAATATCAATTTTACAAAGTATAAATACTTTACTCTTAGTTTTTCACTTTTCTTGATTATTGCCGGATTCGTTGTTACTTTCGTTAAGTATGGTGGGTTTGCTCACTCCCTTGATTTTAACGGTGGACTTAGAACAGTTGTAGAACTACCAGCAGACAAAACTCGTAACGATTTGGAAGGATATTTCCAATCCAAAAATATTGAAGCCGTTGTTATCCTTTTGGAAAAAGATAAAAACATCTACCAATTGGATATCGGACTTGGTTCACTCGATACAATTGAGTCTCTATACAATGAAATTCCTGAGGTAAACCGGGAATCTTCTACATCGGCAATTGATCGTTTTGTCCAACTTCTAAGATATGAATACAAACTACCGAAAGAAAAAGTTCTTTCTGCGGACCAAGTGGGTGCAGTCGTTGGTGGAGAGTTGACCGAAGTGGGGATTACACTCCTACTCACTACTCTTGCCATCATTCTTTTGTATTTGAGCATCCGTTCACAGTTCAAGTTTGCATTGGCATCAGCTATAGCACTTGTTCATGATATTCTGATGACACTGGCTCTGATTGGATTTTTACAAATCAAACCAAGTGTTCCCATCATTGCGGCACTTCTCACACTTCTTGGCTATTCCATTAACGATAAAATCGTTGTTTTTGATCGAATTAGAGAAAATTCGCATGGAAAAGACAATTTGGCTTTTTCCAATATCATCAATGTTTCCATCAGCCAAACATTAGGTAGAACGATCAATACATCCTTTACAACGATGATTTCCGTCGTTGCCATCATTGTAGGTGGGGCAGTGGAATTGTATGATTTTGCTTTTGTCCTTTTATTTGGTGTTCTTGTAGGAACTTATTCTTCCATTTACATCGCAGCTCCCATTTCTGAGATCTACGATTTAATCAGGAAAAAAAGATTCGTTTAA